The DNA region TATGGTCGCCCTCGGCTTTTGGTTCATTCTGCTGGCCGTCTGGGGGGGCTATCGGTGGTGGCGTGGCGAACTCTTCGAGGATGACCTACTGCATAAGGCGTTAATGGCATCGTCTCTCTTGGGATTCGTCGCCGTGGAGGTCGGCTGGATTGTCACCGAAGTCGGGCGACAACCGTGGGTCATTCAGGGGGTGATGAAGACGAGTGCCAGCGTCTCTCCGAATCTCACAGGCGCCGAAGCGACGTTCACACTCCTCGGATTCGTTACCGGGTACATCATGTTATTGAGTCTCTACACATATGTCGTTGGTCGTATCATCCGAGCGGGGCCGCCATCGAAAGACGAGCTCACGCAGAGTGATACTGTCCACGTCCGAGAGTCGGAGGTGACGTCCGGTGACTAACGTCGGATCGCTGGCTACGAAGCCGCTCTTCGGATTACCGCTCGCCGAGCTTTGGTTCGCGCTGCTGTTTTTCATCTTCGGGATGTTCCTCTTTCTCGACGGCTTCGATTTCGGCGTGGGCGTCCTGTTTGCGACCCGTACCGATGATCACGAGAAAGAACAGCTGTTGGCGGCTGTCGGGCCGTTCTGGGACGGGAACGAGGTCTGGCTCGTCGTCTTCGGTGGTGCACTGTTCGCAGCGTTTCCGTCCGTCTACGCGAATCTCTTCAGCCGATACTATCTGTTGATGTTCGCGATTCTCGCCGCACTCGGCCTCCGGGGGCTCGCCCCAGAGATGTACGAGGAACGCGAAGACGACCGCTGGCGGACACTCTGGGGCTACTCGTTCGTTATCGGGAGTACCGTGACGCCGTTTCTGCTGGGGCTGTTTGTCATGAACTGGCTGATCGGAGCGACTGGGCTCATCACCCCCGTGGGGGTCCTCGGGGGTCTCACAGTCCTTGTCCTCACGGTTGTCGACGGGGCAGCCTTCCTCGGGTTGAAAACTCGCGGCGCGCTGCGAGACGACATGCGGAACCGCGGTGTCCGGGCTGCCGTAGGGTATCTTGGGGGAGTGATCATCACTCTCGGGTCGATATACGTGACCGAACCAGCACTACGCTCCTCGTTCCGATCACCCCTCATTGTCGCACTTGTGATCCTTACTGCCACCTTGATAGGAATCTACGTCGTCGCGCTCCGTAGAAACCGATACTACGCCGCGTTCGCGGCGACAGCCGCACTCGTCTTCGGACTCGTGGCACTCGTCGCAACCCTTCTGTTCCCCTACGTCGATCGGACCGCCGGCCTCACGATCCGAGATGCGATTATCTCCACGCTTCCGCTCAATCTCATGTCGATCATGACGAGTGTATTGCTCCCAATCGTGTTGATGTACTTCGTCGTACTCTACTCGGCGTTCAGCGGTCCGATCGATACCGAGGAAACCTACAGATGAGTCACACCATCAGACAACAGCGTGTCGTTAGATTGCGAGGACAGAGTCAGCTGGAAAATCAACATCGATTCGTGAATATGGTGGTCTGAGACAGTGACATCAGCACAGTCCAATTCGGAGCCTCGATTGCTATCCCGAATCGTAGTGACGTGGGTTGAGCTCACGGTTGTCGGGTTTGGAGGAGGTGCAATTGGTACATCGATTGGTGGTCCAGCAGGGTTGATTATTTATTTCATCACAACCCTCGTCTCAGTTGGAATCCTCTTCTACAACATGAACGAACTCATCAAACAGTGGGTTGCTCCCGATGGAGACACCACGTAGTGTCGGTGTGTGGCGAGTTCAGTTACGCGAAGGGAGTAGGCTTAACTGGATTCGCTAGCAATTACAAGATGTTCCGTTAGTGTAGCTCGGCCAATCATCTCGGCGTCTCACGCCGAGGACCGAGGTTCAAATCCTCGACGGAGCATCCCTGATCCGTTCCACTGCTCTTCTCATACCCCTGATAGATGTCTACCGCACAACAAGGAACCGAGGAACACATTTTAACCCGCTATACCTCCGTAGAGATCGGTACAATCACCAGCCCATGTCTGATTTGTTCTTGCCACCGCCACGGTCGTATACAGCTGGCCACCGGCTGTACTCGGATGGTTTGTATCCGGCTTACTCGGAATTCTTGTCGCAGTAGCTTCCGGCCGGACATCAGCAGTCAAGCCCAGTCTCATCAAGTGGCCCCGGCCTGAGTCAAGAGGTGATTTAGCGGTGAATGCGATCGCATACAACGGCGTTTTGATTATCGGAACCGTACTTGGACAGATCATGTGGACAGCATCAAATAGTCTCCTACTCGCTGCAGGGATTGGAGCCGTTCTTCCGGTCTGGTTCCTCAAGCATAT from Salinigranum rubrum includes:
- the cydB gene encoding cytochrome d ubiquinol oxidase subunit II; protein product: MTNVGSLATKPLFGLPLAELWFALLFFIFGMFLFLDGFDFGVGVLFATRTDDHEKEQLLAAVGPFWDGNEVWLVVFGGALFAAFPSVYANLFSRYYLLMFAILAALGLRGLAPEMYEEREDDRWRTLWGYSFVIGSTVTPFLLGLFVMNWLIGATGLITPVGVLGGLTVLVLTVVDGAAFLGLKTRGALRDDMRNRGVRAAVGYLGGVIITLGSIYVTEPALRSSFRSPLIVALVILTATLIGIYVVALRRNRYYAAFAATAALVFGLVALVATLLFPYVDRTAGLTIRDAIISTLPLNLMSIMTSVLLPIVLMYFVVLYSAFSGPIDTEETYR